In the Gammaproteobacteria bacterium genome, one interval contains:
- a CDS encoding general secretion pathway protein C — translation MLLPSWQTLTALSFPTNFFGRLAMPVTILLILVLAHTLAYLTWNLWPGPESSPTPPRPLAARPTIAQGPDSEVIVKTHLFGKVDQARPMAATPMAVPETPLNLTLRGIIAASFPDGGAIIAEQGGSDHFFQVGALITNGVVLQEVHPDHVILARNQRLETLRLPREFLGTNHPQSDNTVPEPPKTNLESSKDDDGNVQSLSYYRDQLFDSPGNVVNLIQAQPVYQGAKLQGFRVRPSRKNEKLFKRYGLQPNDIVTRINGVALDNPMKAFEVLNDLRNATTLSVELSRQGRTENITLPFDR, via the coding sequence ATGCTCCTTCCCAGTTGGCAAACACTTACCGCACTAAGTTTTCCGACCAATTTTTTTGGACGGCTAGCCATGCCGGTCACTATTCTTCTGATTTTGGTCCTAGCCCATACCTTGGCTTATTTGACTTGGAATCTATGGCCAGGACCTGAGAGTTCGCCTACTCCCCCGCGTCCGCTGGCGGCGCGACCGACCATCGCTCAGGGACCAGATTCAGAGGTTATCGTCAAAACCCATCTTTTCGGTAAAGTAGACCAGGCACGCCCAATGGCAGCCACTCCAATGGCGGTACCTGAAACTCCTCTTAACCTCACCTTGCGTGGCATCATTGCAGCTTCTTTTCCAGATGGAGGGGCAATCATCGCCGAGCAGGGAGGATCCGACCATTTTTTTCAAGTGGGTGCATTAATTACGAACGGTGTCGTGCTTCAGGAGGTTCATCCAGACCATGTCATCCTTGCACGCAATCAGCGTTTGGAAACATTACGCCTACCCAGAGAATTTCTGGGCACAAATCATCCACAATCTGATAATACTGTCCCCGAGCCTCCCAAAACTAATTTAGAGAGTTCCAAGGATGATGATGGCAACGTTCAAAGTCTGAGTTACTATCGCGATCAACTTTTTGATAGTCCAGGAAATGTTGTTAATTTGATTCAGGCGCAGCCTGTCTATCAAGGTGCCAAACTACAAGGATTTCGAGTGCGTCCCAGTCGAAAAAATGAAAAACTGTTCAAACGTTATGGACTTCAACCTAATGATATAGTAACCAGAATCAATGGTGTTGCCCTGGATAATCCCATGAAGGCCTTTGAAGTGCTGAATGATCTGCGTAACGCCACTACCCTGAGCGTGGAATTATCTCGCCAAGGACGTACTGAAAACATTACTTTACCCTTTGACAGGTAA
- a CDS encoding hypothetical protein (Evidence 5 : Unknown function), which yields MRHLGCLWFDRRENIGNCLLQRQQIGGRRFLSMAKAGVSAPNLNEDIKKFCYFFIVPRCRSLRGKFSQRNFLSR from the coding sequence GTGCGTCACTTGGGCTGCTTATGGTTTGACCGCCGAGAAAATATCGGCAACTGTTTACTTCAACGTCAACAAATAGGAGGACGGCGCTTCCTCTCCATGGCTAAAGCAGGGGTTTCCGCGCCGAATTTAAATGAAGATATCAAAAAATTTTGCTATTTTTTTATTGTTCCCCGCTGCCGTTCCTTGCGTGGAAAATTCTCCCAACGGAATTTCCTTTCCCGCTGA
- a CDS encoding general secretion pathway protein D produces the protein MGQFCPSHPRPRIALITALALTMVLHVIPTTTQGAPRNQAINKDQGNSANGITLNLVDAELSAVVTTVSEITGKSFIVDPRVKGKVTIISSRPLDKNAVYQVFLSVLEVHGFAAVAAEGIIKIIPDANAKQSAIANATQESPGYGSEVVTRVIDVKNVQAAQLVPILRPLVAQQGHLAAYPQNNTLILSDRADNVQRLVEIIHRVDLPSRSEIEVIPLTYASATEVVRVLTTLTQQEKNKEGNAGAGMALVADERTNTILLGGEKEERIRLRAIISHLDTPTKDNSGNTTVIYLRYAQAKDLVSVLTGVSTGNEKASRRSGISANEAAPQAAPTAAPSGNGSGSRSGGGAFKDVSIEADEATNALVITAPPDQLRNLLAVIRQLDIRRAQVLVEAIIAEVSATRANELGIQWGMDGFNSGGPVGVVNFPRSGGSGLGEIIAGSAVGGTARATAIANALGTGMNLAIGDLSGNFRFAALIRALSSDGSTNILSTPNLVTLDNQEAEIVVGTNVPFITGSYSGSTGSSLGTTSTTSTASNSYVSNPFQTIQRQDVGLTLKVKPQINEGNSVKLEIQQEVSALTTPPQGISTSDVVTSKRSIKTTVLVDDGEVVVLGGLIDDQIQENQNKVPLLGDLPFIGALFRSNSNNVNKRNLMVFLHPTILRDAAVMARVSGSKYSYMRDRQIEAMHPESRPKELGLILPPLAQLEKEGMTGTSGNDKSMTMTMTMPNLSLELPPPFEDDETLPDRFFEKPLDVRP, from the coding sequence ATGGGTCAATTCTGCCCTTCCCACCCAAGGCCACGTATTGCATTGATTACGGCCTTGGCTCTAACCATGGTGCTCCATGTGATTCCCACGACGACTCAGGGAGCGCCGCGCAATCAAGCTATCAATAAAGACCAAGGGAATAGCGCCAATGGAATAACACTTAACTTGGTAGATGCTGAACTTTCGGCGGTAGTTACCACCGTCTCGGAGATCACCGGCAAGAGTTTCATTGTTGATCCGCGCGTAAAAGGCAAGGTTACCATCATATCTTCGCGTCCCCTGGATAAAAACGCCGTTTATCAAGTATTTCTCTCGGTGCTTGAAGTTCATGGCTTCGCAGCAGTAGCGGCTGAAGGCATTATCAAGATTATCCCCGATGCAAACGCCAAGCAGTCAGCCATCGCCAACGCTACACAGGAATCTCCTGGCTATGGAAGCGAAGTGGTCACCCGCGTAATTGATGTAAAAAATGTCCAGGCCGCTCAACTGGTACCCATTTTGCGCCCCTTGGTGGCGCAACAAGGTCATTTGGCGGCATATCCGCAAAATAACACGCTGATTCTTTCCGACCGCGCTGACAACGTGCAAAGGTTGGTGGAAATCATTCACCGCGTCGATCTTCCTTCACGGAGCGAAATTGAAGTGATTCCTCTGACTTATGCCTCAGCCACTGAAGTCGTGCGCGTGCTGACTACACTGACTCAGCAGGAAAAAAACAAAGAAGGAAATGCCGGAGCGGGAATGGCTCTCGTGGCCGATGAGCGTACTAATACCATACTATTAGGCGGAGAAAAGGAAGAACGCATCCGTTTGCGGGCGATCATTTCACACCTGGATACCCCCACGAAAGATAATAGTGGCAATACTACTGTTATCTATCTGCGCTATGCCCAAGCCAAGGATTTAGTGAGCGTGCTTACAGGGGTAAGCACTGGTAATGAAAAAGCCTCCCGCCGTTCCGGCATCAGTGCCAATGAAGCTGCACCACAGGCGGCTCCCACCGCAGCGCCATCGGGAAACGGGAGTGGAAGCAGGAGCGGCGGTGGTGCCTTTAAGGATGTGAGCATTGAAGCCGACGAGGCCACTAATGCTTTGGTAATTACCGCACCACCCGATCAATTACGTAACCTACTGGCGGTTATCCGTCAGCTTGATATCCGTCGCGCTCAAGTATTAGTGGAAGCCATCATTGCCGAGGTTTCAGCGACCCGGGCCAATGAGCTAGGGATACAATGGGGCATGGATGGATTCAATAGCGGCGGCCCCGTGGGAGTTGTCAATTTTCCGCGTTCTGGGGGGAGCGGGCTTGGCGAGATCATTGCTGGGTCGGCTGTTGGGGGAACTGCCCGCGCAACGGCAATCGCTAACGCCCTGGGTACCGGCATGAACCTTGCGATTGGCGACTTATCCGGTAATTTTCGCTTTGCAGCCCTGATCCGTGCCCTATCTTCCGATGGTTCCACCAACATCCTTTCCACGCCTAATTTAGTTACCCTGGATAACCAAGAAGCGGAAATCGTAGTAGGTACGAATGTTCCCTTCATCACTGGCTCTTATTCTGGATCGACCGGAAGTTCGCTTGGAACCACATCAACTACCAGCACCGCGAGCAACAGCTACGTCAGCAATCCCTTTCAGACGATCCAGCGTCAGGATGTGGGCCTCACCCTCAAAGTCAAGCCGCAAATCAACGAAGGTAATTCCGTTAAGCTGGAAATCCAGCAGGAAGTTTCCGCTCTAACCACACCACCTCAGGGAATCAGCACTTCGGATGTGGTTACCAGTAAGCGCTCCATTAAAACTACGGTATTAGTCGATGATGGTGAAGTAGTTGTATTGGGTGGCTTGATCGACGATCAGATTCAAGAAAACCAAAACAAAGTACCACTTCTCGGAGATCTCCCCTTCATCGGGGCGTTATTCCGTTCCAACAGCAACAACGTCAATAAACGTAATTTAATGGTTTTTTTGCATCCCACCATTTTGCGTGATGCCGCCGTCATGGCGCGAGTAAGTGGTTCCAAATATAGTTACATGCGGGATCGACAAATTGAGGCGATGCACCCCGAATCTCGTCCCAAGGAATTGGGACTCATTCTGCCGCCTCTTGCACAACTGGAAAAAGAAGGGATGACAGGAACTTCAGGGAACGATAAATCCATGACAATGACAATGACAATGCCAAATTTATCGCTTGAACTCCCTCCGCCCTTTGAGGACGATGAGACCCTGCCGGATCGTTTCTTCGAGAAGCCGCTCGATGTCCGCCCCTGA
- the gspE gene encoding Type II secretion system protein GspE: MSAPEHSIHSDLPTSTPFLALSYGFARRHGVILEEGEGSTATVLHRPEVSVRTLAEVRRFVGRPLRLRRVESERFEVALQRAYEQDSGQAMRVMGDLEEDLDLQRVASQLPEPEDLLETQDDAPIIRLINALLTQAIKEDASDIHIEPFEDRLVVRYRVDGVLREVLQPRRILAPLLASRIKVMAKLDIAEKRLPQDGRISLRIAGRAVDVRVSTMPSGHGERVVLRLLDKQAGRLDLEQLGLDSDRLAVMDRIIRHPHGIILVTGPTGSGKTTSLYAVLTQLNDHSRNLMTVEDPIEYYLDGVGQTNVNPKVGMTFARGLRAILRQDPDVVMVGEIRDLETAQIAVQASLTGHLVLSTLHTNSAIGAITRLRDMGVEPFLLASSLIGVFAQRLVRLLCPRCKNSHPAGQVECAQLGISTSSSPIICSPVGCEHCNHRGYRGRTAIFELVEVDDTMRAMIHDGESEHAIEAYARKSGPSIRQDGIRRILTGDTALEEVLRVTRED, from the coding sequence ATGTCCGCCCCTGAACATTCCATCCACTCCGATCTTCCGACTTCTACTCCGTTTCTGGCGCTGTCCTACGGCTTTGCCCGTCGCCACGGTGTAATCTTGGAAGAAGGCGAAGGTTCAACAGCGACAGTTTTGCACCGACCCGAGGTTAGCGTGCGAACTCTGGCCGAGGTACGCCGTTTTGTCGGTCGTCCATTACGTCTGCGCCGCGTCGAGTCGGAACGCTTCGAGGTCGCTTTGCAGCGCGCCTACGAGCAAGACTCCGGGCAGGCGATGCGGGTGATGGGTGACCTAGAGGAAGATTTAGACCTGCAACGAGTAGCTTCCCAGCTTCCTGAACCAGAGGATCTGCTCGAGACCCAGGATGACGCCCCCATCATCCGCCTAATTAATGCCCTGCTCACTCAGGCTATTAAGGAAGACGCCTCCGACATTCATATTGAACCTTTCGAGGATCGCCTCGTGGTGCGCTACCGGGTGGATGGCGTGTTGCGCGAAGTGCTCCAGCCACGACGCATTCTTGCACCGTTGTTGGCTTCTCGCATCAAGGTCATGGCCAAGCTCGATATCGCCGAAAAACGCCTGCCTCAGGACGGGCGTATCTCGTTGCGTATCGCCGGACGGGCGGTAGATGTGCGAGTCTCAACTATGCCAAGCGGCCACGGCGAGCGGGTGGTGTTACGCTTGCTTGACAAACAAGCGGGACGCCTTGACCTAGAGCAGCTCGGTCTGGACTCGGATCGCCTCGCGGTCATGGATCGAATTATCCGCCATCCTCACGGAATCATATTGGTGACCGGCCCCACCGGATCGGGTAAAACCACCAGTCTTTACGCGGTGCTAACCCAACTCAACGATCACTCACGCAACCTCATGACGGTGGAAGACCCCATCGAATATTACTTGGACGGAGTTGGTCAAACCAATGTTAATCCAAAAGTTGGCATGACTTTCGCAAGAGGATTACGCGCCATTTTACGTCAGGATCCCGACGTGGTGATGGTCGGCGAAATCCGTGATCTCGAAACCGCTCAAATCGCCGTCCAGGCTTCGCTCACAGGCCATTTGGTCCTTTCAACCCTTCATACCAATAGCGCCATTGGTGCCATTACTCGCCTGCGTGACATGGGCGTCGAACCCTTCCTGCTCGCCTCTTCTCTCATCGGTGTGTTTGCGCAACGCCTGGTACGTCTTCTCTGTCCTCGGTGTAAAAATTCCCATCCCGCTGGACAAGTTGAATGCGCACAACTGGGAATATCGACCTCATCATCTCCTATTATTTGTTCACCAGTAGGTTGCGAACACTGCAACCATCGAGGCTACCGCGGACGCACTGCCATCTTTGAACTCGTTGAAGTCGACGACACCATGCGTGCCATGATTCATGACGGAGAAAGTGAACACGCCATTGAGGCGTATGCGCGTAAAAGTGGTCCCAGCATCCGTCAAGATGGTATTCGTCGTATCCTGACAGGAGATACTGCTTTAGAGGAAGTGCTGAGGGTGACGCGGGAAGATTAG
- a CDS encoding pyruvate formate lyase activating enzyme, translating to MNVRSPSSDQRLINLLDRHTVVGKLWRAEGARIGCVACGHRCLIGSGRRGACKVRFNEGGELRVPFGYVAGVASDPVEKKPFFHVYPGSGALTFGMLGCNFHCAYCQNWITSQALRDDTAGSQIEPTTPEQLVNIARRYGVLLMVSSYNEPLITSEWAAAVFAQARSAGLLCAMVSNGNATSEVFDFLQPWLAAFKIDLKTFNDRRYRSLGGTLAGVTDTIQMAHARGIWIEVVTLLVPGFNDSVAELRAIAQFLASVSPDIPWHVTAFHPDYRMTEPRATQINDLVRAAEIGAVAGLRFVYAGNLPGRVGPWENTRCPGCGETLIERRGFLVTAYRLTSRGECLRCARAIPGIWRSADENKN from the coding sequence ATGAATGTCAGATCGCCATCGTCGGACCAACGTCTGATAAACCTGCTGGATCGACATACTGTAGTGGGAAAACTTTGGCGAGCGGAGGGCGCACGTATTGGTTGCGTCGCCTGTGGGCACCGTTGCTTGATTGGGTCTGGCCGGCGCGGCGCTTGCAAGGTTCGTTTTAATGAAGGTGGCGAGTTGCGCGTACCCTTTGGTTATGTAGCGGGCGTTGCGTCCGATCCGGTTGAGAAGAAACCATTCTTTCATGTCTATCCTGGTAGTGGCGCGCTAACGTTCGGAATGCTGGGTTGCAATTTTCATTGCGCCTACTGCCAAAATTGGATCACTAGCCAAGCGTTACGCGATGACACTGCTGGATCGCAAATCGAACCAACAACCCCGGAGCAGCTGGTGAACATAGCGCGACGCTACGGAGTGCTTCTAATGGTGTCGAGTTACAACGAACCGTTAATTACTTCGGAGTGGGCGGCGGCGGTCTTCGCGCAAGCCAGGTCCGCTGGCTTGCTCTGCGCGATGGTTTCGAATGGCAATGCCACTTCCGAAGTGTTTGATTTTCTTCAGCCGTGGCTGGCGGCTTTCAAGATTGATCTGAAAACGTTCAATGATCGGCGCTATCGTTCGCTTGGAGGTACCCTCGCCGGAGTGACCGACACCATCCAGATGGCGCACGCACGGGGAATCTGGATCGAGGTAGTCACCCTGCTAGTTCCAGGATTTAACGATAGCGTGGCTGAATTGCGCGCCATAGCTCAGTTTCTCGCTTCGGTCAGTCCGGACATTCCCTGGCATGTAACTGCATTTCACCCTGATTATCGAATGACGGAACCAAGAGCCACACAGATCAACGACCTCGTGCGGGCCGCTGAAATTGGGGCAGTCGCGGGACTGCGGTTTGTCTATGCGGGAAATCTGCCGGGACGGGTAGGACCATGGGAAAATACGCGGTGCCCAGGATGCGGCGAGACCTTGATAGAGCGGCGGGGATTCTTAGTGACCGCGTATCGCTTGACCTCGCGGGGCGAATGTCTGCGGTGCGCGCGGGCAATTCCTGGTATCTGGCGGTCAGCGGACGAAAATAAAAATTAG
- the omp gene encoding Porin, translating to MNKKFLTVAISAALAGPTAALADVTVYGQLHMSIDYTDSKTKAGAGSSARKTNLGISSNASRIGFKGNEDIGSGMKAVWQIESLVNMDGGTGGLGGSGTTLATRNTYLGLAGGFGTFLMGRHDTPFKMLGRSLDPFIDTIADNRQLLATDFGELRPSNVIAYITPSFSGFSAVLAYVTGLNNSPYTDNFANAGIGGADNNKATAFSMNATYKNGPIYAGLAYEKHNLINTVAAPNDPSAWRLGGSYTFGPATVGGMWEQLSDVDSKDMERTAGTLFGTYTFGMETVKLAYTQAGKWKTGGNDLKNSDASLWSLGVDHKFSKRTTAYAQYTGLNNEKAADYALGGGTGLPSGGGGYGDPVQPSLGKDPNAFSVGLIHKF from the coding sequence ATGAATAAAAAATTTCTCACTGTCGCCATCTCTGCCGCGTTAGCTGGTCCGACCGCAGCTCTTGCCGATGTGACTGTCTATGGCCAGTTACATATGTCAATAGACTACACCGACAGTAAAACAAAAGCAGGTGCGGGTAGCAGCGCCAGAAAAACGAACCTGGGCATTTCTAGCAATGCAAGTCGCATCGGTTTCAAAGGCAATGAAGATATTGGTAGTGGTATGAAGGCGGTTTGGCAGATTGAATCATTAGTAAACATGGATGGTGGTACCGGTGGTCTTGGTGGTTCTGGTACGACATTAGCCACTCGTAACACTTACCTAGGCCTAGCCGGTGGTTTTGGTACCTTTTTAATGGGGAGACATGACACTCCGTTCAAAATGTTAGGCCGGAGTCTTGATCCATTTATCGATACCATTGCAGATAATCGCCAGCTTTTGGCCACTGATTTCGGAGAACTGCGTCCAAGTAACGTTATTGCTTATATTACTCCGAGCTTTAGCGGATTTAGTGCAGTGCTTGCGTATGTTACAGGGTTAAACAATTCTCCTTATACTGATAATTTCGCCAATGCAGGTATTGGCGGGGCCGATAATAATAAGGCAACTGCGTTCAGCATGAATGCTACTTATAAAAATGGACCGATTTATGCTGGTTTAGCTTACGAAAAACATAACTTAATAAATACTGTAGCAGCACCTAATGATCCTTCTGCATGGCGTCTGGGTGGTAGTTATACATTCGGTCCCGCAACAGTCGGAGGAATGTGGGAGCAATTGTCGGATGTGGATTCCAAAGATATGGAGCGTACTGCTGGGACGCTATTCGGCACTTATACCTTCGGGATGGAAACAGTTAAGCTGGCTTATACACAGGCTGGCAAATGGAAAACTGGAGGTAATGATCTAAAGAATAGTGATGCTAGTCTATGGTCTCTTGGTGTAGATCATAAATTCAGCAAGCGTACCACGGCTTATGCTCAGTATACTGGGTTGAATAATGAAAAAGCCGCTGATTATGCCCTCGGTGGGGGTACTGGTCTTCCCAGCGGCGGCGGTGGTTACGGCGACCCGGTCCAACCTAGTTTAGGAAAGGATCCTAATGCTTTCTCAGTGGGTTTAATACATAAGTTCTAA
- a CDS encoding two-component system, NtrC family, sensor histidine kinase PilS has protein sequence MGSKELLQSWRALRFFNYYRFTLAIFLLFLGTAKNPLQPLGASDPLLFFIVTYGYLLFSLISIATLYWQKPKITIQVQLQSLGDVVALTLLIHASGGLSSGLGILLVVAVAGDALLMEGRLAHLLAAIATLAVLIEQSATEFMGFGKESNSTQAGLLGASFFATAILARLLAQRMRESEDLAHQRGVDLANLTELNAHIIQRMDAGVVVVDVQNRVRLLNTSAWYLLGMPADTHRDLTHLCPELARQVHAWRIDHGMEPRIFRSLPEGNEILPRFSVLGQQTAQTVQTAGTDLLIVLENATALAEQAQQMKLAALGRLTASIAHEIRNPLGAVSHAAQLLDESPDLGEADHRLTRIIYDQARRLNSVIENVLLLSRREPIRLEELPLAPLLDEMVEDLRSRPEAKLVTVTVCVSPPNLVARFDISQIRQVLDNLCRNALRHARREDGTLHLHLEAGSSQDQGTWLEVMDNGPGIPTEIAYQIFEPFFTTRRDGTGLGLYLARELCEANLAHLSYQSVSEGGSRFRIRFSRSPKNAISTLAWSITQP, from the coding sequence ATGGGAAGTAAAGAATTACTTCAATCATGGCGCGCCCTGCGCTTTTTTAATTATTATCGTTTCACACTAGCGATTTTTTTATTGTTTCTTGGAACTGCCAAAAATCCACTACAACCACTCGGTGCAAGTGATCCATTATTATTTTTCATTGTGACTTATGGCTATCTTTTATTTTCTCTGATAAGCATCGCTACACTGTATTGGCAAAAACCAAAAATTACTATCCAAGTTCAATTGCAATCTCTCGGGGACGTTGTCGCACTCACCCTGTTGATTCATGCCAGTGGAGGACTTTCTAGCGGATTGGGAATTCTGCTCGTGGTAGCGGTAGCAGGAGACGCACTCCTGATGGAGGGGCGATTGGCACATTTATTAGCAGCCATTGCCACTCTGGCAGTGCTAATCGAACAGAGTGCCACTGAATTTATGGGATTCGGGAAGGAGTCAAACTCTACCCAAGCGGGGCTGCTTGGCGCGAGCTTTTTCGCCACTGCCATCCTCGCACGGTTACTCGCTCAACGGATGCGTGAAAGCGAGGATCTCGCCCATCAGCGCGGAGTGGATCTAGCCAACTTGACCGAACTTAATGCCCACATTATCCAGCGTATGGATGCAGGTGTGGTGGTCGTCGATGTTCAAAATCGGGTGCGTCTTTTGAATACTTCAGCGTGGTATCTTTTGGGAATGCCCGCAGATACCCATCGAGACTTGACCCATCTGTGCCCGGAATTGGCGCGACAGGTTCACGCCTGGCGTATTGATCACGGAATGGAACCCAGAATTTTTCGTTCACTTCCCGAAGGAAACGAGATTTTGCCGCGCTTTTCCGTCTTGGGTCAGCAAACCGCGCAAACCGTTCAAACCGCAGGCACTGATTTATTGATCGTCCTAGAGAACGCGACTGCATTGGCCGAACAAGCCCAGCAGATGAAACTCGCGGCGTTGGGACGACTCACCGCCAGTATTGCCCATGAGATTCGCAACCCATTGGGCGCGGTAAGCCACGCTGCCCAGCTGCTGGACGAATCTCCCGATCTCGGAGAAGCGGATCACCGTCTAACGCGCATTATTTACGATCAAGCACGGCGTCTAAACAGCGTGATCGAAAATGTTTTGCTGCTCTCGCGGCGTGAGCCAATACGCTTGGAGGAATTACCCCTTGCTCCTTTGCTGGATGAAATGGTGGAGGATTTACGTTCTCGTCCAGAAGCAAAATTGGTTACCGTCACTGTTTGCGTTTCTCCCCCAAATCTCGTCGCCCGTTTTGATATCAGTCAAATTCGACAGGTATTGGATAACCTTTGTCGTAATGCCTTGCGACACGCCCGCCGTGAGGATGGCACGCTTCATCTCCATCTGGAGGCTGGGAGTAGCCAGGATCAGGGAACTTGGCTGGAGGTAATGGACAATGGGCCGGGGATTCCCACCGAGATCGCTTACCAAATTTTTGAGCCTTTTTTTACGACTCGACGCGACGGTACCGGTCTCGGATTATATTTGGCCAGAGAGCTGTGCGAGGCTAATCTCGCTCATCTCTCTTACCAATCCGTTTCCGAGGGAGGTAGTCGTTTTCGTATTCGTTTTTCCCGTTCCCCGAAAAATGCTATTTCGACACTAGCCTGGTCAATCACCCAGCCCTAA
- a CDS encoding general secretion pathway protein C, which yields MLLPSWQTLTTLSFPANFFGRLAILVTILLVLVLAHTLAYLTWNLWPGPESSPTPHRLMAAQLTITQVPESEVIVKTHLFGKVDRAHPMAATLIAVPKTPLNLALRGIIAASFPDGGAIIAEQGGSDHFFQVGALITNGVVLQEVYPDHVILARNQRLETLHLSRGSLDTNPPQSTDETVPKLPQTNLESSTDDAGNVQSLNYYNENPQQPIDDPVPELPQTNLESSTDDASSVQNLSYYDETHPQPTDDPVPELPQTNLESSTDDASSVQNLSYYDETHPQPTDDPVPELPQTNLENSTDNDGNVQNLNYYNENKE from the coding sequence ATGCTTCTTCCTAGTTGGCAAACACTTACCACCCTCAGTTTTCCGGCCAATTTTTTCGGACGGCTAGCCATACTAGTCACCATTCTTTTGGTTTTAGTCTTAGCTCACACATTGGCTTATTTAACTTGGAATCTATGGCCAGGACCTGAAAGTTCGCCTACTCCACACCGTCTGATGGCGGCGCAGCTCACCATCACTCAAGTACCAGAGTCAGAGGTTATCGTCAAAACCCATCTCTTCGGTAAAGTAGACCGAGCACACCCAATGGCGGCCACTCTAATAGCGGTGCCCAAAACACCACTTAACCTTGCCTTGCGTGGCATTATTGCGGCTTCTTTTCCAGATGGAGGGGCAATCATCGCCGAGCAGGGAGGATCAGACCATTTTTTTCAAGTGGGTGCATTAATTACGAACGGTGTCGTGCTTCAGGAGGTTTATCCAGACCATGTTATCCTCGCACGCAATCAGCGTTTGGAAACTTTACACCTATCCAGAGGATCTCTGGACACCAATCCTCCACAGTCTACCGATGAGACCGTTCCCAAGCTTCCCCAAACTAATTTAGAAAGTTCCACGGACGATGCTGGCAATGTTCAAAGCCTAAACTACTATAATGAAAATCCTCAGCAGCCTATTGATGATCCCGTTCCCGAGCTTCCCCAAACTAATTTAGAAAGTTCCACGGACGATGCTAGCAGCGTTCAAAACCTGAGTTACTATGATGAAACTCATCCGCAGCCTACTGATGATCCCGTTCCCGAGCTTCCCCAAACTAATTTAGAAAGTTCCACGGACGATGCTAGCAGCGTTCAAAACCTGAGTTACTATGATGAAACTCATCCGCAGCCTACTGATGATCCCGTTCCCGAGCTTCCCCAAACTAATTTAGAAAATTCCACAGATAATGATGGCAACGTTCAAAACTTAAACTATTATAATGAAAATAAAGAATAA
- a CDS encoding conserved hypothetical protein (Evidence 4 : Unknown function but conserved in other organisms) — protein sequence MNLLRFLFFLAVGWLGWILLRRWLCGQRFSSIDSQPSQTPTMRMVRCTYCGIHLPQRDALKKNHHWYCDRAHLEADLSNQHID from the coding sequence ATGAATTTATTGCGTTTTCTTTTTTTTCTGGCAGTAGGGTGGCTGGGATGGATTCTCTTACGGCGTTGGTTGTGTGGCCAAAGGTTTTCTTCGATTGATTCTCAACCCTCCCAAACTCCAACCATGCGCATGGTGCGTTGCACCTATTGTGGAATCCACCTTCCGCAACGTGATGCCCTGAAAAAAAATCATCATTGGTATTGTGATCGCGCGCATTTGGAAGCGGATCTCAGTAATCAACACATCGATTAG